A region of Clostridiisalibacter paucivorans DSM 22131 DNA encodes the following proteins:
- the smpB gene encoding SsrA-binding protein SmpB, with translation MGKGEKKIVARNKKARHSYFIEDTIETGVVLAGTEVKSIRQGKVNIKDSYAMVEKGEIFIYNMHISPYEKGNIYNKDPLRKRKLLLHKREINKLIGYITQQGYSLIPLSIYINKRGLVKIDLSIAKGKKLYDKRESIAKRDAELRMKKHMSLKYN, from the coding sequence ATGGGTAAAGGGGAAAAAAAGATAGTAGCTAGAAATAAAAAAGCTAGACATAGTTATTTTATAGAGGACACTATAGAAACTGGTGTAGTTTTGGCAGGGACTGAAGTTAAGTCCATAAGGCAAGGAAAAGTAAATATAAAGGATAGTTATGCAATGGTAGAAAAGGGAGAAATATTCATATATAATATGCATATAAGTCCCTATGAAAAGGGTAATATATATAATAAAGATCCTTTAAGAAAGAGAAAGCTACTACTTCATAAAAGAGAAATAAATAAACTAATTGGGTATATAACTCAACAAGGATATTCGCTTATTCCTTTGAGTATATATATAAACAAAAGAGGGTTAGTTAAGATAGACCTTTCTATAGCTAAGGGTAAAAAATTATATGATAAAAGGGAATCCATAGCTAAGAGGGATGCTGAACTTAGGATGAAAAAGCATATGAGTTTAAAATATAATTAA
- the proV gene encoding glycine betaine/L-proline ABC transporter ATP-binding protein ProV, translated as MSKIEVKNVYKVFGSNPKKVFPLIDKGLSKDEILKKTGNTVGVNDVSFNVEDGEFFVVMGLSGSGKSTLIRCLNRLINPTRGQIFIDGEDIAKANDEKLREVRRKKIAMVFQNFALFPHRTVASNVEYGLEVQGVEPEVRTEKAYEALRLVGLKGYEESMPDELSGGMQQRVGLARALATDPDILLMDEAFSALDPLIRKEMQDELLDLQSEMKKTIIFITHDLDEALKLGDRIAVMKDGKVVQIGTPEGILTDPANDYVREFVQDVDRTKVITAESIMKKPITVIDYKDGPRVAVREMKQAEISSIYVTDKDKVLRGVILIEDALKLVKEGKRSLEERIITDIPTVSPDTPIVDILPMSAGAAYPVAVVDEKNRLKGIIVRVSLITGIMGEEE; from the coding sequence ATGAGTAAGATAGAAGTCAAAAATGTGTACAAAGTATTTGGCTCCAATCCAAAAAAAGTTTTTCCATTGATAGATAAAGGTCTGAGTAAAGATGAAATATTAAAGAAGACTGGAAACACTGTAGGAGTTAATGATGTGAGTTTTAATGTTGAAGATGGAGAATTTTTTGTGGTTATGGGGCTTTCTGGTAGTGGTAAGTCAACTTTAATTAGATGTTTAAATAGATTGATAAATCCTACTAGGGGACAAATATTTATAGACGGAGAAGATATAGCTAAGGCAAATGATGAAAAATTGAGAGAAGTAAGAAGAAAAAAGATTGCGATGGTATTCCAAAATTTTGCACTATTTCCCCATAGGACTGTGGCCAGCAATGTGGAATATGGATTAGAAGTGCAAGGAGTAGAGCCAGAAGTTAGAACGGAGAAGGCATATGAGGCATTAAGGTTAGTTGGATTGAAGGGATATGAAGAGAGTATGCCCGATGAGTTAAGTGGAGGAATGCAACAAAGGGTAGGATTAGCTAGAGCATTGGCTACAGACCCTGATATATTATTAATGGATGAGGCATTTAGTGCATTAGATCCTCTGATAAGAAAAGAGATGCAGGACGAATTATTGGATTTACAATCGGAAATGAAAAAGACTATTATTTTTATTACCCACGATTTAGATGAGGCATTGAAACTGGGAGATAGAATTGCTGTTATGAAAGATGGAAAGGTTGTACAAATAGGCACACCAGAAGGAATACTTACTGACCCTGCAAATGATTATGTTAGAGAATTTGTACAAGATGTAGACAGGACAAAGGTAATAACAGCTGAATCAATAATGAAAAAGCCTATAACAGTTATTGACTATAAGGATGGTCCTAGAGTGGCAGTGAGAGAGATGAAACAAGCCGAAATAAGTAGTATATATGTAACAGATAAGGACAAAGTACTTAGAGGAGTTATCCTCATTGAGGATGCTCTTAAATTAGTTAAAGAAGGCAAAAGGAGCTTGGAAGAGCGTATTATAACAGATATTCCTACAGTATCTCCTGATACGCCAATAGTTGACATATTACCTATGTCTGCTGGAGCAGCGTATCCTGTGGCAGTTGTTGATGAAAAAAATAGATTAAAGGGAATAATAGTTAGAGTTTCATTGATTACAGGTATTATGGGAGAGGAGGAATAG
- the recQ gene encoding DNA helicase RecQ, producing MDIYSGLNKYFGYSEFKAGQEELINGILERKDVLGIMPTGGGKSLCYQLPSVFLKGITLVISPLISLMKDQVDGLEEMGIPAAYINSSLEYNEINKIMLDIKNERYKLVYIAPERLNTVLFRNFIKDIEVSLVAVDEAHCISQWGHDFRPSYVEIPKFINDINPRPSVAAFTATATEEIVKEIKELLELRNPVQCMTGFDRPNLFYEVVKTGNKFNYLLNYLSKNYTEESGIIYCATRKTVESLVDKLNEKGFSTVGYHGGMNSNIRQTNQEDFIFDRKRIIIATNAFGMGIDKPDVRFVIHYNMPKNMEAYYQEAGRAGRDGQRSHCILMYSASDIVKQKYIIENETMSETRQEILYKNLQYLVDYCNTNYCLRNYILNYFGEKSINNRCENCGNCLDDSEMVDITVEGQKVLSCMYRLNEGFGITTVIQVLKGSKNKKVLGSGLDKVSTYGIMKDYSNSGLKEIIMSMISKGYIRITADKYPVLKLTNKSGEILKGKTRLYHKRHLIERRDTSKKEEVSIGRDIYDYDKELFNKLKELRASISKDKEIPPFMVFHDATIKGMAAYYPQNKEEMLSINGVGNKKYENYGKLFINLINSYANEKDIDVKDARNENIKETQLSNKTEDFNEDRYDLTYQSYLKGMSLEEIANNRNFSQPTIINHLKKCEERGYDLDWSRFIEDEGKEKKILDIIDRIGLEKLKPIKDKLPENITYNDIRLVIYKNKLQ from the coding sequence ATGGATATTTATAGTGGATTAAATAAATATTTTGGGTATAGTGAATTTAAAGCTGGTCAAGAAGAGCTGATTAATGGCATATTGGAGAGGAAGGATGTATTGGGTATAATGCCCACTGGGGGTGGTAAATCCCTATGTTATCAATTACCTAGTGTATTTTTGAAGGGCATTACTTTGGTAATTTCTCCACTTATATCGTTAATGAAGGATCAAGTAGATGGGCTTGAGGAAATGGGAATTCCAGCAGCATATATAAATAGTTCTTTAGAATATAATGAAATCAATAAGATAATGTTAGATATTAAGAATGAAAGATATAAACTTGTTTATATAGCCCCTGAGAGATTAAATACAGTATTATTTAGAAATTTTATTAAAGATATTGAAGTGTCATTGGTTGCTGTAGATGAGGCACATTGTATAAGTCAATGGGGGCATGATTTTAGACCAAGTTATGTGGAAATCCCCAAATTTATTAATGATATTAATCCTAGACCTTCAGTTGCAGCATTTACTGCCACTGCTACTGAAGAGATAGTAAAAGAAATAAAAGAATTATTGGAATTAAGAAATCCTGTCCAGTGTATGACCGGATTTGACAGACCTAATCTATTTTATGAAGTAGTAAAAACAGGCAATAAATTCAATTATCTTTTAAACTATTTAAGTAAAAACTATACAGAGGAATCTGGCATAATATATTGTGCTACAAGAAAAACGGTGGAGTCATTAGTAGACAAATTGAACGAAAAGGGATTTTCAACCGTAGGATATCATGGTGGCATGAATAGTAATATAAGGCAGACAAATCAAGAAGATTTTATATTTGATAGAAAAAGAATAATAATAGCTACCAATGCATTTGGAATGGGTATAGACAAGCCAGATGTGAGATTTGTAATACATTATAATATGCCTAAGAATATGGAGGCATATTATCAGGAAGCTGGTAGAGCAGGTCGTGATGGACAAAGAAGTCATTGTATATTAATGTATTCTGCATCTGATATAGTAAAACAAAAATATATAATCGAGAATGAAACTATGTCTGAAACAAGACAAGAGATACTATATAAGAATCTTCAATATTTAGTAGATTATTGTAATACCAATTACTGTCTAAGAAATTATATATTAAATTATTTCGGTGAAAAATCTATCAATAACAGGTGTGAAAACTGTGGTAATTGTTTAGATGATTCAGAAATGGTAGATATAACTGTGGAAGGTCAAAAGGTTCTATCTTGTATGTATAGATTGAATGAAGGGTTTGGTATAACTACTGTTATACAGGTACTTAAGGGTTCAAAAAATAAAAAAGTATTGGGTTCAGGTCTTGATAAGGTGTCTACTTATGGGATAATGAAGGATTATAGTAATAGTGGATTAAAAGAAATAATAATGTCTATGATTTCTAAGGGGTATATTAGGATAACTGCAGATAAATATCCTGTATTAAAATTGACAAATAAATCAGGTGAAATATTAAAGGGGAAAACTAGACTTTATCACAAGAGGCATCTCATAGAAAGAAGGGATACTTCAAAGAAAGAAGAAGTTTCTATAGGAAGAGATATATATGATTATGATAAGGAATTATTTAATAAGCTGAAAGAGTTAAGGGCTAGTATATCTAAAGATAAGGAGATACCTCCTTTTATGGTATTTCATGATGCTACTATAAAAGGAATGGCTGCATATTATCCTCAAAACAAAGAAGAAATGTTAAGCATAAATGGTGTAGGCAATAAAAAATATGAAAATTATGGAAAACTTTTTATTAATCTAATAAATTCATATGCCAATGAAAAAGACATAGATGTAAAGGATGCTAGAAATGAAAACATTAAGGAAACCCAATTATCAAACAAAACAGAAGACTTCAATGAAGATAGATACGATCTAACCTATCAAAGTTATCTAAAAGGGATGTCTTTAGAAGAGATAGCTAATAATAGAAATTTTTCACAACCTACAATAATAAACCACTTAAAAAAGTGTGAAGAAAGAGGTTATGACTTAGATTGGTCTAGATTTATTGAAGATGAAGGCAAAGAAAAAAAGATATTAGATATTATAGATAGGATAGGATTAGAAAAGTTGAAACCTATAAAAGACAAATTACCAGAAAATATAACATATAATGATATCAGGTTAGTAATATATAAAAACAAATTGCAGTAA
- a CDS encoding ACT domain-containing protein, whose protein sequence is MDKKVCVRVDNGLDVLMRVVGVLKRKRFQVKGVNMENLEDANFANLTIILEENMELTAEKCINQMKKLVNVYDAREA, encoded by the coding sequence ATGGATAAAAAGGTGTGTGTCAGGGTAGATAATGGTTTGGACGTACTTATGAGGGTTGTAGGGGTATTGAAGAGAAAGAGATTTCAAGTAAAGGGTGTAAATATGGAGAATTTAGAAGATGCCAATTTTGCCAATTTAACCATTATTCTTGAAGAGAATATGGAATTAACTGCTGAAAAATGTATAAATCAGATGAAAAAATTAGTAAATGTATATGATGCAAGGGAAGCTTAA
- a CDS encoding glycine betaine ABC transporter substrate-binding protein, producing the protein MFKRFKKVGVFTLVAVLALSVVLTGCGQGTDNEGDNGAGEEAKGEVKLGVVNWAEGIAMTNLAEAILEDKMGYDVTVTNADAGLIFTSLAKGDYDAFLDGWLPITHQSYMEEFGDKIEDLGYNFEGARIGLVVPEYVDINSIEEMNEVKDQFDGKIIGIDSGAGIMSATERAIEEYGLDYELMAGSGPVMTAALADAINKEEPIIVTGWQPHWKFARYDLKFLEDPKTVYGETENLHTITRKGLSEDRPELAQFFKNFKLDSQQLGSLMGMIADSDKEPIEVAREWMNENEELVNSWIPEEK; encoded by the coding sequence ATGTTTAAAAGATTTAAAAAGGTAGGTGTTTTTACACTAGTAGCTGTATTGGCATTAAGTGTTGTATTGACTGGATGTGGTCAAGGCACTGACAATGAAGGAGATAATGGTGCTGGTGAAGAGGCCAAAGGAGAAGTGAAATTAGGAGTTGTAAATTGGGCTGAAGGTATAGCCATGACTAATCTTGCTGAAGCTATACTAGAAGATAAAATGGGATATGATGTCACAGTAACAAATGCAGATGCAGGATTAATATTTACATCTTTGGCTAAAGGAGATTATGATGCATTTCTAGATGGATGGTTGCCTATAACTCACCAGAGTTATATGGAGGAATTTGGCGACAAAATAGAAGATTTGGGATACAATTTTGAAGGTGCAAGAATAGGATTAGTTGTACCAGAGTATGTAGATATAAATAGCATTGAAGAGATGAATGAAGTTAAAGATCAATTTGATGGAAAAATAATAGGTATAGATTCAGGAGCAGGTATTATGAGTGCTACTGAAAGAGCAATAGAAGAATATGGATTAGATTATGAATTGATGGCAGGAAGTGGACCAGTTATGACAGCTGCATTAGCTGATGCCATAAATAAAGAAGAACCTATAATTGTTACAGGATGGCAACCTCACTGGAAATTTGCAAGATATGATCTTAAATTTTTAGAAGATCCAAAAACAGTATATGGTGAAACTGAAAATCTTCACACTATAACTAGAAAGGGATTATCTGAAGATAGGCCAGAATTAGCTCAATTCTTTAAGAATTTCAAACTTGACTCACAACAGTTGGGAAGTCTTATGGGAATGATTGCTGACAGCGACAAAGAACCTATAGAAGTGGCTAGAGAGTGGATGAATGAAAATGAAGAACTTGTAAATAGCTGGATACCAGAAGAAAAATAA
- a CDS encoding class I SAM-dependent methyltransferase, which translates to MSFYTSISKYYDYIFPLKNDKVNFVLDRVQKNQIILDIGCSTGELTRRLNEYGHWAVGIDIDADMIDIAKGYETENLAYYVIDMLDIDEKFSDTEFNQIICFGNTLVHLNSKEEILNFFKKVKSLLKRQGKFKFQIINYDKVLNEKLQGLPTIENDKIKFVRKYKLINGFIQFNTNLIIKYENREIENSIMLLPIRKDEIITLLTKAGFEEIDIFSSFNRDPWDIKKLPLVIEAE; encoded by the coding sequence TTGTCTTTTTATACTAGTATTTCAAAGTATTATGATTATATATTTCCATTAAAGAATGACAAGGTAAATTTTGTTTTAGATAGAGTACAAAAAAATCAAATAATATTGGATATTGGATGCTCTACTGGAGAGTTAACTAGAAGATTAAATGAGTATGGACACTGGGCTGTAGGTATAGATATTGATGCAGATATGATAGATATTGCCAAGGGATATGAGACTGAAAATCTAGCGTATTATGTCATAGATATGTTGGATATAGATGAGAAATTTTCAGATACTGAATTTAATCAGATTATATGTTTTGGAAATACATTGGTACATTTAAATAGCAAAGAGGAAATATTAAATTTTTTTAAAAAGGTAAAATCATTGCTGAAAAGGCAAGGAAAATTTAAGTTTCAAATAATTAATTATGACAAAGTATTAAATGAGAAGCTACAAGGATTACCAACAATAGAAAATGATAAAATAAAATTTGTGAGGAAATATAAACTAATCAATGGATTTATACAATTTAATACTAATCTTATTATAAAATATGAAAATAGAGAAATAGAAAATAGTATTATGCTATTGCCCATAAGAAAAGATGAGATTATAACTTTACTTACAAAGGCTGGTTTTGAGGAAATAGATATCTTTAGTAGTTTCAATAGAGATCCATGGGATATAAAAAAATTACCATTAGTAATAGAGGCTGAATAA
- the ilvC gene encoding ketol-acid reductoisomerase, translating to MTKVYYDRDCNFELLKNKKIAVIGFGSQGHAHALNLKDSGADVIVGLYNGSKSWKRAEDKGFKVLTVDQATKESDIIMMLVPDEVQRKVYSQYVKENLTEGKALAFAHGFNIHFNQIIPPKNVDVFMIAPKGPGHLVRRVYEQGNGVPALLAVHQDYSGNTKDLALAYAMGIGATRAGVLETTFKEETETDLFGEQCVLCGGITELIKAGFDTLVDAGYQKEIAYFECLHEMKLIVDLLYEGGFENMRYSVSDTAEYGDYMVGNRIVTEDTREEMKKVLKEIQQGRFAKEWLLENEMNRPVFNAIKNRELNHPIVEVGQELRKMMSWIKK from the coding sequence ATGACAAAAGTATATTACGATAGGGACTGTAATTTTGAACTACTAAAAAATAAAAAAATAGCTGTAATAGGGTTTGGTAGCCAAGGACATGCCCATGCGTTGAATCTAAAAGATAGTGGTGCAGATGTGATTGTTGGATTGTATAATGGAAGCAAATCATGGAAAAGGGCAGAGGACAAGGGGTTTAAAGTATTGACTGTAGATCAAGCAACTAAGGAATCAGATATAATTATGATGCTTGTACCCGATGAAGTCCAAAGAAAGGTTTATAGCCAATATGTGAAGGAAAATTTAACTGAAGGAAAGGCATTGGCATTTGCCCATGGATTCAATATACATTTTAATCAGATAATACCTCCTAAAAATGTGGACGTATTCATGATAGCACCTAAGGGTCCAGGGCATCTAGTAAGGAGGGTATATGAGCAGGGAAATGGTGTACCCGCTTTACTGGCAGTACATCAGGATTATTCTGGAAATACTAAGGATTTAGCCCTTGCATATGCCATGGGAATAGGAGCAACTAGAGCAGGAGTACTTGAAACTACATTTAAAGAGGAGACAGAAACAGACCTCTTTGGTGAGCAATGTGTTTTATGTGGAGGTATAACAGAGTTAATAAAGGCAGGGTTTGATACCTTAGTAGATGCAGGATATCAAAAGGAAATAGCCTATTTTGAATGTCTCCATGAGATGAAGCTAATAGTTGATTTGTTGTATGAAGGTGGATTTGAAAATATGAGATATAGTGTAAGTGATACTGCTGAATATGGGGACTATATGGTAGGTAATAGAATAGTTACTGAAGATACTAGAGAAGAGATGAAAAAGGTATTAAAAGAGATTCAGCAGGGAAGATTTGCTAAAGAGTGGTTATTGGAAAATGAAATGAATAGACCCGTATTTAATGCAATAAAAAATAGGGAATTAAATCATCCAATAGTTGAAGTGGGGCAGGAATTAAGGAAGATGATGTCGTGGATTAAGAAATAG
- a CDS encoding L-threonine 3-dehydrogenase: protein MKKILITGALGQIGSELTMKLRDMYGSNNIIGSGINKRKTEVTETGPFEIVDVTNAKEIYEAAKKHNVDWIVHLAAILSATGEKKPELAWNVNMNGLYNILEVARENGCGVFTPSSIAAFGPSTPKDNTPQDTLQRPETMYGVTKVAGELLCDYYFKKYGVDTRGVRFPGLISYKTLPGGGTTDYAVHIYYEALKNKRYTSPIARGTYMDMMYMPDAIDAIINLMEADGAKLTHRNAFNVTAMSFEPNEIYNEIKRHIPDFQMDYDVDENLQKIADSWPNSLNDTMARDEWGWNPKYDLAKMTQDMLEKLKTKI from the coding sequence ATGAAAAAAATATTAATTACCGGTGCATTGGGACAAATAGGCTCTGAGCTTACTATGAAATTGAGGGATATGTATGGTAGCAACAATATTATAGGAAGCGGTATAAATAAAAGAAAAACGGAGGTAACAGAGACAGGACCATTTGAAATAGTAGATGTAACTAATGCTAAAGAGATATATGAGGCTGCGAAAAAACATAATGTAGATTGGATAGTCCATTTAGCAGCTATATTATCTGCTACAGGAGAAAAAAAGCCAGAACTAGCTTGGAATGTAAATATGAATGGTCTTTACAATATACTTGAAGTAGCCAGAGAAAATGGATGTGGTGTATTTACTCCCAGTTCTATTGCAGCATTTGGGCCATCAACACCTAAGGATAATACTCCCCAAGATACATTACAAAGACCTGAAACTATGTATGGTGTTACTAAAGTAGCTGGAGAACTATTATGTGATTATTATTTCAAAAAATATGGAGTTGATACTAGAGGAGTAAGATTTCCAGGATTAATATCATATAAAACCCTTCCCGGTGGTGGAACTACAGATTATGCAGTACATATTTACTATGAGGCATTAAAGAATAAAAGATATACATCACCTATAGCAAGAGGTACATATATGGATATGATGTATATGCCCGATGCAATAGATGCAATAATAAATCTCATGGAAGCAGATGGTGCTAAATTAACCCATAGAAATGCTTTTAACGTAACAGCCATGAGTTTTGAGCCTAATGAGATATATAATGAGATCAAAAGACATATACCTGATTTTCAGATGGATTACGATGTTGATGAAAATCTTCAAAAGATAGCTGATTCATGGCCAAATTCTTTAAATGATACTATGGCTAGGGATGAATGGGGATGGAATCCTAAATATGATTTAGCTAAGATGACCCAAGATATGCTAGAGAAATTAAAGACAAAGATTTGA
- the ilvB gene encoding biosynthetic-type acetolactate synthase large subunit: MELNGAQVVLECLKNQGVDTIFGYPGGAVIPLYDALYDQGQYFTHIRTAHEQGAVHGADGYARATGKVGVCFATSGPGATNTVTGIATAYMDSIPLVIITGQVPTNILGRDSFQEIDITGITVPITKHNFLVNDINELQSVVNEAFYIAREGRPGPVLIDIPKDVFLKRTDFHSVILNKKERYLNHNNEEEKLIKKAAKIINQSKRPIVYGGGGIITSEASECLAKLVDKSSIPVVNTLMGLGGFDRNKSLSLGLVGMHGFKEANLAVTNSDLIIALGARFSDRVVGKVDKFAPGAKIIHIDIDVTEVGKNKDVEVSLIGDLKEIINRLITHVEEKNRTDWIDRINSWKEHDKITERAFHPKNILRQAKKVLGEDALVITDVGQHQMWSAQYWNFEKPRTFISSGGLGTMGFGLGAAIGAKIGKPNVPVVHISGDGSFRMNCNELATISKYNVPITTILFNNSTLGMVRQWQRLFQNERYSETDIGNEVDYVKLVQAYGLKGYKVRNILELKEVLKEVKDANEFILIECVIDKDQGVYPIVPPGKPIDNLILD, from the coding sequence ATGGAACTTAATGGGGCTCAAGTAGTATTAGAATGTTTAAAAAATCAAGGAGTAGATACTATATTTGGTTATCCAGGAGGTGCAGTAATTCCCCTTTATGATGCACTTTATGATCAGGGACAGTATTTTACCCATATAAGAACAGCCCATGAACAAGGGGCAGTTCATGGAGCTGATGGATATGCTAGAGCCACTGGTAAAGTAGGGGTATGTTTTGCTACTTCCGGTCCAGGGGCTACTAATACTGTAACTGGCATAGCTACAGCATATATGGATTCCATACCTTTAGTAATTATCACAGGCCAGGTCCCGACTAATATATTGGGACGAGATTCATTTCAAGAAATAGACATAACAGGAATAACAGTTCCCATAACTAAACATAATTTTTTAGTAAATGATATTAATGAGCTTCAAAGCGTTGTAAATGAAGCATTTTATATAGCTAGAGAGGGAAGACCAGGACCAGTGCTTATAGATATACCTAAGGATGTATTTCTAAAAAGGACGGATTTTCATAGTGTTATACTGAATAAAAAAGAAAGGTATTTGAATCATAACAATGAAGAGGAAAAATTAATAAAGAAGGCTGCTAAAATAATAAATCAATCTAAACGTCCAATTGTATATGGAGGGGGAGGAATAATAACTTCAGAGGCTAGTGAATGTTTAGCGAAATTAGTAGACAAAAGTTCTATTCCTGTGGTCAATACTCTTATGGGACTGGGAGGATTTGATAGGAACAAATCTCTATCTTTAGGCCTTGTGGGTATGCATGGATTTAAAGAGGCTAATTTAGCAGTGACCAATAGTGATTTAATAATAGCATTAGGGGCTAGATTTAGTGATAGAGTAGTGGGTAAAGTGGATAAATTTGCTCCAGGAGCAAAAATAATACACATAGACATAGATGTAACTGAAGTAGGTAAAAATAAAGATGTGGAAGTGTCTCTTATAGGGGATCTCAAAGAAATTATAAATAGACTTATAACCCATGTTGAGGAAAAAAATAGAACTGATTGGATAGATAGAATAAACAGTTGGAAAGAGCATGATAAAATAACAGAGAGAGCATTCCATCCTAAGAATATACTTAGACAAGCTAAGAAAGTTCTAGGGGAAGATGCATTAGTGATAACGGATGTGGGACAGCATCAGATGTGGTCTGCTCAATATTGGAATTTTGAGAAGCCCAGGACATTTATATCTTCTGGAGGTTTGGGAACTATGGGGTTTGGATTAGGTGCTGCCATAGGGGCCAAGATAGGAAAACCCAATGTGCCGGTGGTACATATAAGTGGAGATGGGAGTTTTAGAATGAACTGTAATGAGTTGGCCACAATATCAAAATATAATGTACCGATTACTACTATACTATTTAATAACAGCACTTTAGGTATGGTAAGACAATGGCAAAGACTATTTCAAAATGAGAGGTATTCAGAGACAGATATTGGTAATGAAGTGGATTATGTGAAATTAGTTCAGGCTTATGGTTTAAAGGGATATAAGGTTAGGAATATTTTAGAATTGAAGGAAGTATTAAAAGAAGTGAAAGATGCCAACGAATTTATATTAATAGAGTGCGTAATAGATAAAGATCAAGGGGTATATCCTATAGTTCCCCCAGGAAAACCCATAGACAATTTAATACTAGATTAA
- a CDS encoding ABC transporter permease has translation MFVFHIGPYFKTFVEWLSSSFEPFFDGIKAFMEFGILSIEKGLLLIPSIVFIAIIAVLAWRLAGRGLAIFSIVGLVLIDGMELWSETMQTLALVLTSAFVALIIGIPLGIIASRSKKFDRLLRPVLDFMQTMPAFVYLIPAVLFFSLGKVPASVATVIFSMPPVVRLTNLAIRQVPTDVVEAGRSFGSTPGQMLIKVQLPIALPTILAGINQTIMLALSMVVIAAMIGAGGLGEKVLNGIQQYKIGLGFESGVAVVILAMILDRITQALGNINK, from the coding sequence ATGTTTGTATTTCATATAGGACCGTATTTTAAAACATTTGTTGAATGGTTAAGTAGCAGTTTTGAACCGTTTTTTGATGGTATAAAGGCATTTATGGAATTTGGTATATTGAGTATAGAAAAAGGCCTATTACTTATACCTAGTATAGTATTTATAGCAATAATAGCAGTGTTAGCATGGAGACTTGCAGGTAGGGGACTGGCTATATTTTCTATAGTAGGATTAGTGTTAATAGATGGAATGGAATTGTGGTCAGAAACTATGCAGACTTTGGCATTAGTTTTAACTTCTGCTTTCGTAGCATTGATAATAGGTATACCACTAGGTATTATAGCTTCTAGAAGTAAAAAGTTTGATAGATTATTGAGACCTGTATTGGATTTTATGCAGACAATGCCTGCATTTGTATATCTAATACCAGCAGTATTGTTTTTTAGTTTAGGTAAAGTTCCAGCTTCTGTAGCTACAGTTATATTTTCTATGCCTCCAGTGGTAAGATTGACTAATTTAGCCATCAGGCAAGTACCTACTGATGTTGTAGAGGCAGGAAGATCATTTGGTTCAACACCTGGTCAGATGCTAATCAAGGTGCAGTTGCCTATAGCATTACCTACGATTTTGGCTGGTATAAATCAGACTATAATGTTAGCATTGTCCATGGTTGTAATAGCAGCCATGATAGGTGCTGGAGGACTAGGTGAAAAGGTATTAAACGGTATACAACAGTATAAAATTGGATTAGGATTTGAAAGTGGTGTAGCAGTTGTTATATTGGCCATGATTTTAGATAGAATTACCCAAGCATTGGGTAATATAAATAAATAG